The following coding sequences lie in one Armatimonadota bacterium genomic window:
- a CDS encoding SDR family NAD(P)-dependent oxidoreductase, protein MNATSQKTALVTGASSGMGKEIAKGLINEGYSVYVAARNANKMVDLEKLGARVITMDISKDDQISAAVSQILAESGGVDVLVNNAGFGLYGPVEEVGLDEARYQFEVNLFGPARLTQLLLPSMRSRGGATIVNIASMGGKIYTLLGAWYHATKHAVEGWSDCLRLELEPFGIRVVVIEPGLIETGFGDVVANGLKPFLGGPYRKVAAAVSKSTVDAYSPGRGTPPSAIAKVVVKAVRSSKPKTRYAVGKYAKPMIAIRKWFGDRAFDKMILSQMK, encoded by the coding sequence ATGAATGCCACGTCACAGAAAACAGCCCTTGTAACGGGAGCCTCGTCGGGAATGGGTAAAGAGATTGCCAAAGGCCTCATCAACGAGGGATACAGTGTCTATGTTGCGGCGAGGAATGCCAACAAGATGGTTGATCTTGAGAAACTCGGAGCGCGAGTCATCACGATGGATATCTCGAAGGACGATCAAATTTCTGCCGCCGTCAGTCAAATTCTCGCCGAGTCTGGAGGTGTGGATGTCCTTGTCAACAATGCGGGATTTGGCCTCTATGGCCCAGTTGAGGAAGTCGGTCTAGACGAGGCTCGATATCAATTCGAGGTCAATCTCTTTGGCCCCGCCCGACTCACCCAGCTTCTCCTACCTTCGATGCGGAGCCGAGGAGGAGCGACTATCGTGAATATTGCTTCCATGGGAGGCAAAATCTATACGCTTCTGGGTGCTTGGTATCACGCAACAAAGCACGCGGTAGAAGGTTGGTCGGACTGCTTGCGACTTGAACTCGAACCCTTTGGAATCCGGGTTGTGGTGATTGAACCCGGACTGATCGAAACCGGTTTTGGCGACGTTGTCGCGAATGGACTCAAGCCATTCTTGGGTGGACCCTACCGAAAGGTGGCGGCGGCCGTTTCCAAGTCGACGGTTGACGCTTATAGTCCGGGAAGGGGCACCCCGCCCAGTGCAATCGCGAAGGTCGTTGTGAAGGCCGTTCGATCCTCGAAGCCGAAGACCCGATATGCGGTTGGCAAGTATGCCAAACCGATGATCGCGATTCGAAAGTGGTTTGGGGACCGCGCATTTGACAAAATGATCTTGAGCCAGATGAAATGA